The stretch of DNA TGTAGGTTGCACGTAGGAGGGCGTCCTTCTCTTCCGGTGTGAGGAGGTCCTTTGGAAGTATTGGCCTTTTGTTTTGCGCGCTCGAGGTCTTTTTGATCCATCTGACCTCAGGTGGTGCACCGTCCTCCCAATTTCTGAACCATTTGTAAAAATGCTTTAGGATCACCTTGTAGTCCCTCTTGGTCCAGTCCGACCAGTCAGTGCTTTCAAACCCTGAGACAAGCTTCACAAAGTCGTCCTTTGTGGCGTCCGCAAATGACTTTCCAAGCATTCTAGAAATGAGCTTGATGGTGTTGAGACACTTGTGTATCCTTGCAGGGCTGATGCCCTCTGCTACTCTGGATTGATGATACTTTAGAATTGATTCTGCATTGTATGGATCCTTGCTAACAAGTTCGAGTTCTCTTTCTATTCTCTTCCTGAGTGGATAGATCTCTAATGCTCGGCTCATCCGCATCACATTGTTTTCTATTATATTCCGTTTTGCGACTGTAACGTTCCGTTACATTTCCGCAAGAATTTCGGATGGAGACATTAGCCGATACTAGTGGCTCGCAGGGAGCATCACTCATTAGGTTCAAATCTTCTCCGCAGAGGAGATTTGTTCCGATGTGATGTGCTCCCAGCGAGCACCTAATTGCGGCTCATCTCTCGTGCCGAAAATCTCTGAAAACTAGATGATCTTCAACTAAGAAATCAATAGCTGTGATAGAATAGCTATTTTCCAAAAGCGAATTTCTATCGGAAAATCACCGTGACAAAGGTTAAGCTGGACAAATGTACAGTTTTATGAAGATACGATGGGGAGGCGTATAATATTAGACGAAGGTCTGCTGCATGAGGCCTTCCTACCGCAAAATACACTTTGCAGAGACAGCCACAAAAATGAGATTCTCAATTGTTTATCTCCAATAAAGACTGGCAATCTTGCGAGAAACCTCTATGTCTATGGCTCCCCTGGAGCCGGCAAATCGACTGTGGTTCGGTCGGTATTGCGTGATCATTTCAAAGACATGCACGTGTACGTCAATTGCTGGTCGAACAGAACGTCCCACAAGGTCATGGAGGCGATACTCAGTCAGATGGGTTTCATGGTTCACGGAAAAGAGTCCACAAGTGAATTGATTCGCAAATTTGAGAAGTTAAAGCGCAAGGTCATAATCTGCCTTGACGAAGCAGACCACCTAAAGGACAATGATCTGCTCTATACCTTTACACGAAACTCGTGTCCGCTGATTCTGATATCAAACTATTCCTACTCTCCAATAAACATGGACAACAGGATCAGAAGCAGCTTGCATCTGCATGAAGTGGAATTTGGTGGTTATGAGTCGCATGAGATAACACAGATACTGCAAGATAGAATAGATTACGGCCTTCACCCACAGTCCATTTCTGGT from Candidatus Nitrosotenuis aquarius encodes:
- a CDS encoding Cdc6/Cdc18 family protein encodes the protein MGRRIILDEGLLHEAFLPQNTLCRDSHKNEILNCLSPIKTGNLARNLYVYGSPGAGKSTVVRSVLRDHFKDMHVYVNCWSNRTSHKVMEAILSQMGFMVHGKESTSELIRKFEKLKRKVIICLDEADHLKDNDLLYTFTRNSCPLILISNYSYSPINMDNRIRSSLHLHEVEFGGYESHEITQILQDRIDYGLHPQSISGELISEIARSSGGDARASIQILKNAAIDAESRGAETIALDHVKIATKCARKYRLSYLLRKLNEHQQTLYELLKQNKVMDSGRLFNQYRKSMNETVTDRSYRNYMTKMVELGLVREIGSGRWKKYEISI